Proteins co-encoded in one Stenotrophomonas maltophilia genomic window:
- a CDS encoding putative Ig domain-containing protein: MWHAESMHRDAMRHGLGRRFWGHLGAILLLGATLALPDIARAACATFTPPNASAGSPMAAGSTIVIDASSCQGVAGFGIGNVTTPAGNGTATVTSHAASKISYAHSGNGSTTDTFAFDDGTGSHNVLVTVYIQAAASPITISPATVPGGTVGTPYAGVTLSSSGGTLPYSYAVTSGALPAGLTLSSGGVLSGTPTTQGTFAFSVTATDSTAGTPLTGTASYSVTIAAPTISVTNAPGPAVIGTPYSFTLTGAGGTAPYTYLLDGGTTLPAGLVLASNGTISGTPTALGLKNFTVRITDSSTPTPFFAAANLSINVQNVIPPVAGAASATVAHGSSNNPITLNITGGTATSVAVGTQATHGTATASGTTITYTPTASYSGPDSFTYTATNAGGTSAPATVTITVSPATISYAPSSPAAGTVGVAYSQSLAGASGGTAPYTYVITSGSLPPGITLASNGTLSGTASANGTFNFTVRATDSSTGTGPFSATSGPLTLTIAAATLTYAPANPPAATVGVAYSQSLASVSGGVAPYTYTIASGSLPAGITLASNGTLSGTPSAGGSFNFTVSVTDSSGGSGPVSATSGPLLLTVNAPTITITPPTLPTVSAGVAYNQNLTAAGGSGTYTYAVTAGALPPGVTLSTAGVISGTPTAAGSFPLTITATDSSGGSGPYTGSQPYTLNVTAPSLTLTPPAGSLSGTAGAPLNVPFSAGNGTAPYTFDISAGALPNGVTLSPTGTLSGSPTESGLFTFSVRVTDSTTGTGAPFRRTQNYVLSITAPTITVSPAGLPQPAAGVAYNQIITASSGQPTTFTYAITAGQVPVGLSLDAATGELSGTPTQAGPFSFTVTATDGGGFTGNRSYGGTVSAPVLSLSPSSLAGTAAGTAYSATFVASGGNPGYSYQLTGTLPNGLSFSSSTGVLSGTPTQAGTFSFSVRATDSTTGTGAPFFIVNNYTLAVSAPTVVVDPTTLPAATGGVAYSQTITASGGNGTYSFSLVSGALPAGMTLSSAGALSGTPTVAGTFNITVQATDGNGFTGSRAYSLVVNAPTITLAPATLPGGFGGVAYSQALAASGGVGSYTYSLSAGALPPGIALSSAGALSGTPTSIGSFNFTVTATDSVGFTGSQAYTFNVAAPTITLTPATLPAATGSIAYSQPLSASGGNGGYTYSLTAGTLPPGIALSSAGLISGTPTTTGSYSFTVRATDGFGFNGSQAYTVTVNAPAIVFVQTTLPGGQVAVAYSQTVSAGGGSGSFTYSLSAGALPPGIALSSAGAISGTPTAAGSYSFTLTATDSFGFSGSQPFTVGINQPVPVVVNDTATTPANAAASIDVTANDTGPITSIAIAQAPSHGTATVNGLNVVYTPASNFFGNDSFTYTATGPGGTSAAATVSVSVTPLAVPVAAAQSATVLAGQSVTVQAEAGAINGPFTAITISRAPSSGTAVVQGASIVYSADSDASGVVDFEYTLSNPFGASAPARISVTVNPRPVAPALTATAIAGREVTVDLTSGARGGPFTAAAVVSVSPADAGSATIAASGAGYTLAFTSAATFGGAVRITYTLSNAFATSAPGTVDVMVKPRSDPSRDAEVLGVLEAQAEGARRMAIGQINNFQRRLESLRAGGAAAGFSNGITFSSASSQRRTPQDDLLRKGIGASGEALSMIDEPALQGGVAPAAGTVDGFAFWTGGAVNFGTLKPGAGSNGIDFTTSGVSLGADRQIGPSLSLGAGLGYGHDASDIGRNGSRSTVDGYSVATYGSFHPEGGFYVDGLLGYQWLKFDARRFITDNGNTAYGSRDGTQWFASFSTGYQHRSDALLLTPYGRLDLARATLDGYREHGDEVYALDYQRQTVNTSTATAGVLAQWLVKRDYGMWTPQLRAEFGHDMQGSSQAFMRYVDLMSGPVYRATLDRQSRNHTLLGAGIGLQTLKGWTLRAEYQNQLDSSSRDNQGIQISVQKTLPP; the protein is encoded by the coding sequence ATGTGGCACGCAGAGTCGATGCATCGCGACGCGATGCGCCATGGGCTCGGCCGTCGTTTCTGGGGCCACCTGGGAGCCATCCTGCTGCTGGGCGCTACCCTCGCCCTGCCCGATATCGCACGCGCGGCGTGCGCAACCTTCACGCCGCCCAATGCCAGCGCCGGTTCACCGATGGCTGCCGGCAGTACGATCGTCATTGATGCCTCCAGCTGCCAGGGCGTTGCAGGCTTCGGCATCGGCAACGTGACCACGCCGGCCGGCAACGGTACGGCCACCGTCACCAGCCATGCCGCCTCGAAGATCTCCTATGCCCACAGCGGCAACGGATCGACCACCGACACCTTTGCCTTCGACGACGGTACCGGCTCGCACAATGTGCTGGTCACCGTGTACATCCAGGCCGCCGCATCGCCGATCACGATTTCGCCGGCCACCGTGCCCGGTGGAACGGTGGGCACGCCCTATGCCGGTGTCACGCTCAGTTCCAGTGGCGGCACCCTGCCTTACAGCTATGCCGTCACATCCGGTGCACTGCCGGCTGGATTGACGTTGAGCAGCGGTGGCGTGCTGTCCGGCACGCCCACCACGCAGGGCACCTTCGCGTTTTCGGTCACCGCCACCGACAGCACGGCGGGCACGCCGCTCACCGGCACGGCCAGCTACTCGGTCACCATCGCCGCACCGACCATCAGCGTGACCAACGCACCTGGCCCTGCAGTGATCGGTACGCCGTACTCGTTCACCTTGACCGGTGCCGGCGGCACGGCGCCCTATACCTACCTCCTGGATGGTGGCACCACCCTGCCCGCCGGGCTGGTACTGGCCAGCAACGGCACCATCAGCGGCACGCCGACGGCATTGGGCCTGAAGAACTTCACCGTGCGCATCACCGACAGCAGCACGCCGACGCCGTTCTTCGCGGCGGCCAACCTGTCGATCAACGTGCAGAACGTCATTCCGCCGGTGGCCGGCGCGGCCAGCGCCACCGTGGCCCATGGCAGCAGCAACAACCCGATCACGCTGAACATCACCGGCGGCACCGCCACCTCGGTCGCGGTCGGCACCCAGGCCACGCACGGCACGGCCACCGCCAGCGGCACCACCATCACCTACACACCCACTGCCAGCTATTCCGGTCCGGACAGCTTCACCTACACCGCCACCAATGCCGGCGGCACCTCGGCGCCGGCCACCGTCACCATCACCGTGTCGCCGGCCACCATCAGCTACGCACCGTCCAGCCCGGCAGCCGGCACGGTCGGGGTGGCCTACAGCCAGTCGCTGGCCGGCGCCAGCGGCGGCACCGCGCCGTACACCTATGTGATCACCAGCGGCAGCCTGCCGCCGGGCATCACCCTGGCCAGCAATGGCACGCTGTCCGGCACGGCCAGCGCCAACGGCACCTTCAACTTCACCGTGCGCGCCACCGACAGCAGCACCGGCACCGGGCCGTTCAGCGCCACCAGTGGCCCGCTGACGCTGACCATTGCCGCCGCAACGCTCACCTATGCACCGGCCAACCCGCCGGCGGCGACGGTCGGCGTGGCCTACAGCCAGTCGCTGGCCAGCGTCAGCGGCGGCGTCGCGCCGTACACCTACACGATTGCATCGGGCAGTCTGCCGGCGGGCATCACCCTGGCCAGCAACGGCACCCTGTCCGGCACGCCGAGCGCAGGTGGCAGCTTCAACTTCACGGTCAGCGTGACCGACAGCAGTGGTGGCAGCGGACCGGTCAGCGCCACCAGTGGCCCGCTGCTGCTGACGGTGAATGCACCGACGATCACGATCACCCCGCCCACGCTGCCAACGGTGAGTGCCGGCGTCGCCTACAACCAGAACCTGACCGCTGCCGGCGGTAGCGGCACCTACACCTATGCGGTTACCGCAGGTGCGTTGCCGCCGGGTGTGACCCTGTCCACTGCCGGCGTGATCAGCGGTACGCCGACGGCTGCGGGCAGCTTCCCGCTGACGATCACCGCCACCGACAGCAGTGGCGGCAGCGGCCCCTACACCGGCAGCCAGCCCTACACCCTCAACGTGACTGCGCCGTCGCTGACGTTGACGCCGCCGGCGGGCAGCCTCTCCGGCACGGCGGGTGCTCCGTTGAACGTGCCTTTCAGCGCGGGCAATGGCACCGCGCCGTATACGTTCGACATCAGTGCCGGAGCATTGCCCAACGGCGTGACCCTGTCGCCCACCGGTACGCTGTCCGGCTCGCCGACGGAGTCCGGTCTTTTCACCTTCTCGGTGCGCGTCACCGACAGCACCACTGGTACCGGCGCGCCCTTCAGGCGAACGCAGAACTACGTCCTGTCCATCACCGCGCCCACCATCACGGTGTCGCCGGCGGGTCTGCCGCAGCCGGCGGCGGGCGTTGCCTACAACCAGATCATCACCGCCAGCTCCGGCCAGCCGACTACCTTCACCTATGCCATCACGGCGGGGCAGGTGCCGGTCGGTCTCAGCCTCGACGCTGCAACGGGTGAACTGAGCGGCACACCGACCCAGGCCGGTCCGTTCAGCTTCACCGTGACTGCCACCGATGGCGGTGGCTTCACCGGCAACCGCAGCTATGGAGGCACGGTCAGCGCGCCGGTGCTGTCGCTGTCGCCGAGTTCGTTGGCAGGCACCGCCGCCGGTACGGCCTACAGCGCGACCTTCGTTGCCAGTGGTGGCAACCCGGGCTACAGCTACCAGCTCACCGGCACCCTGCCCAACGGCTTGTCGTTCTCGTCGTCGACCGGCGTGCTCAGCGGCACGCCCACGCAGGCCGGCACCTTCAGCTTCAGTGTGAGAGCGACCGACAGCACCACCGGCACCGGCGCACCGTTCTTCATCGTCAACAACTACACACTGGCGGTGTCGGCACCGACCGTTGTGGTCGATCCGACCACGCTGCCGGCGGCGACCGGTGGCGTGGCCTACTCGCAGACGATCACGGCCAGCGGCGGCAACGGCACCTATAGCTTCAGCCTGGTCAGCGGCGCGCTGCCGGCCGGTATGACACTGAGCAGCGCGGGCGCGCTGTCGGGCACGCCGACCGTGGCCGGCACCTTCAACATCACCGTGCAGGCCACCGACGGCAACGGCTTCACCGGCAGCCGGGCCTATTCCCTGGTGGTCAACGCACCGACCATCACGCTGGCGCCGGCCACGCTGCCGGGCGGGTTCGGCGGTGTGGCCTACAGCCAGGCACTTGCCGCCAGCGGCGGTGTCGGCAGCTACACCTACAGCCTGTCGGCGGGCGCACTGCCGCCGGGCATCGCGTTGAGCAGTGCCGGCGCCCTCAGTGGCACGCCCACCAGCATCGGTAGCTTCAACTTCACCGTCACCGCCACCGACAGCGTCGGCTTCACCGGCAGCCAGGCCTACACCTTCAACGTGGCTGCGCCGACGATCACCCTCACGCCGGCGACGTTGCCAGCGGCGACCGGCAGCATCGCCTACAGCCAGCCGCTGAGCGCCAGCGGCGGCAATGGCGGCTACACCTACAGCCTGACCGCCGGCACATTGCCGCCGGGCATTGCCCTGAGCAGTGCCGGTCTGATCAGCGGTACGCCGACCACCACCGGCAGCTACAGCTTCACCGTGCGCGCCACCGATGGCTTCGGCTTCAACGGCAGCCAGGCCTACACCGTCACCGTGAACGCGCCGGCCATCGTGTTCGTGCAGACCACCCTGCCGGGCGGGCAAGTGGCGGTGGCCTACAGCCAAACCGTCAGCGCGGGCGGTGGCAGCGGCAGCTTCACCTACAGCCTCAGCGCCGGCGCATTGCCGCCGGGCATCGCGCTCAGCAGCGCCGGCGCGATCAGCGGCACGCCTACCGCTGCCGGCAGCTACAGCTTCACCCTCACCGCCACCGACAGCTTCGGCTTCAGCGGCAGCCAGCCGTTCACCGTGGGCATCAACCAGCCGGTACCGGTGGTGGTGAACGATACGGCCACTACGCCGGCCAATGCAGCGGCCAGCATCGACGTCACCGCCAACGACACCGGCCCGATCACCAGCATTGCCATCGCGCAGGCGCCGTCGCACGGTACGGCGACGGTCAATGGGCTCAACGTGGTGTACACGCCGGCCAGCAACTTCTTCGGCAACGACAGCTTCACCTACACCGCCACCGGCCCGGGTGGCACCTCGGCGGCGGCCACGGTCAGCGTCAGCGTGACGCCGTTGGCGGTGCCGGTGGCGGCCGCGCAGAGTGCCACCGTGCTGGCCGGGCAGTCGGTGACCGTGCAGGCCGAGGCCGGGGCGATCAATGGCCCGTTCACTGCGATCACCATCAGCCGCGCGCCGTCGTCCGGCACGGCGGTGGTGCAGGGCGCCAGCATCGTCTACAGCGCCGATTCCGATGCCTCCGGCGTGGTGGACTTCGAGTACACGCTCAGCAATCCGTTCGGCGCCTCGGCGCCGGCGCGGATCAGCGTGACGGTCAACCCACGGCCGGTGGCCCCCGCGCTCACCGCCACCGCCATTGCCGGGCGCGAGGTCACTGTGGATCTCACCTCCGGCGCGCGTGGTGGCCCGTTCACCGCCGCAGCCGTGGTCTCGGTGTCGCCGGCCGATGCCGGCAGCGCCACCATCGCCGCCAGCGGTGCCGGCTATACGCTGGCGTTCACCTCGGCGGCGACCTTCGGTGGTGCGGTGCGCATCACCTATACGCTCAGCAACGCGTTCGCCACCTCGGCGCCGGGCACGGTCGATGTGATGGTCAAGCCACGCAGCGATCCCTCGCGCGATGCCGAAGTGCTGGGCGTGCTGGAAGCCCAGGCCGAAGGTGCGCGGCGCATGGCCATCGGCCAGATCAACAACTTCCAGCGTCGCCTGGAAAGCCTGCGCGCGGGCGGTGCTGCGGCCGGCTTCAGCAACGGCATCACCTTCAGTTCGGCCAGCAGCCAGCGCCGCACGCCGCAGGACGATCTGCTGCGCAAGGGCATCGGCGCCAGCGGCGAAGCGCTGTCGATGATCGACGAACCGGCGTTGCAGGGCGGTGTCGCGCCTGCTGCCGGCACGGTCGATGGCTTCGCGTTCTGGACCGGCGGTGCGGTCAACTTCGGCACGCTCAAGCCCGGTGCCGGCAGCAACGGCATCGACTTCACCACCTCCGGCGTCAGCCTGGGTGCCGACCGCCAGATCGGCCCGTCGCTGAGCCTGGGCGCCGGCCTGGGCTATGGCCACGATGCCTCGGATATCGGCCGCAACGGCAGCCGCAGCACCGTGGATGGCTACAGCGTGGCCACCTACGGCAGCTTCCATCCCGAAGGTGGGTTCTACGTCGATGGCCTGCTCGGCTACCAGTGGCTGAAGTTCGACGCGCGCCGCTTCATCACCGACAACGGCAATACCGCCTACGGCAGCCGCGATGGTACGCAGTGGTTTGCTTCGTTCTCCACCGGCTACCAGCATCGCAGCGATGCCCTGCTGCTGACCCCGTATGGCCGCCTGGATCTGGCACGCGCCACGCTGGATGGCTATCGCGAGCATGGTGACGAGGTGTACGCGCTCGACTACCAGCGGCAGACGGTCAACACCAGCACCGCCACCGCCGGCGTGCTGGCGCAGTGGCTGGTGAAGCGCGACTACGGCATGTGGACGCCGCAGCTGCGCGCCGAGTTCGGCCACGACATGCAGGGCTCCAGCCAGGCCTTCATGCGTTATGTGGACCTGATGTCCGGGCCGGTGTACCGCGCCACGCTCGATCGCCAGTCGCGCAACCACACGCTGCTGGGCGCTGGCATCGGCCTGCAGACGCTGAAGGGCTGGACGCTGCGCGCCGAGTACCAGAACCAGCTCGACAGCAGCAGCCGCGACAACCAGGGCATCCAGATCAGCGTGCAGAAGACCCTGCCGCCGTGA
- a CDS encoding phage tail protein codes for MSEPFLGQIMPVAFNFAPRSFAFCNGQVLPIAQNQALFSLLGVSYGGNGTTNFQLPDLRSRTPRGSISGTNTGERQGVENVTLLATQIPQHTHVFGGTTADGTTRIPQGNVLLGKTGTQNVYGASGGAQIPLNVLDNSGQTQPHANLQPYLVINFCIALSGIYPSRN; via the coding sequence ATGTCGGAACCCTTTCTCGGGCAGATAATGCCCGTGGCGTTCAACTTCGCGCCCAGGTCTTTCGCTTTCTGCAATGGCCAGGTGCTGCCCATCGCGCAGAACCAGGCGCTCTTTTCGCTGCTGGGTGTTTCCTACGGCGGCAACGGCACAACCAACTTCCAGCTGCCCGATCTGCGCAGCCGTACGCCCCGCGGATCCATCAGCGGCACCAACACCGGTGAACGCCAGGGCGTGGAGAACGTAACCCTGCTGGCCACGCAGATTCCCCAGCACACGCACGTTTTCGGCGGCACCACCGCCGACGGTACAACACGCATTCCGCAGGGCAATGTGCTGCTCGGAAAAACCGGGACGCAGAATGTCTACGGCGCATCCGGCGGCGCCCAGATACCTCTGAACGTGCTCGATAACAGCGGCCAGACGCAGCCCCATGCAAACCTGCAGCCATACCTGGTCATCAATTTCTGCATCGCACTCAGCGGAATCTACCCCTCGCGCAACTGA
- a CDS encoding phage tail protein — MSQPFVGEVRLFPYNFAPVGWFDCDGRLLPISEYEVLFTLIGTTYGGDGVSTFGLPNLCGRVPVHQGTGGGLGTYIVGQAAGSESVTLTTAQLPAHTHAFNAVNSAASSPSPGPALQLGAVSGDTLYTDSITGLGSGNLAPASVSAVGGSQPHDNTMPSLVARYCIAWAGVFPSQG; from the coding sequence ATGTCTCAACCCTTTGTTGGCGAAGTCCGTCTGTTTCCCTATAACTTCGCGCCGGTGGGGTGGTTCGACTGTGATGGCCGGCTGCTGCCCATCTCAGAGTACGAAGTGTTGTTCACCCTGATCGGCACCACCTACGGCGGCGATGGTGTTTCCACCTTCGGCCTGCCCAATCTGTGTGGACGCGTGCCGGTGCACCAGGGCACTGGCGGTGGTCTGGGCACCTACATAGTGGGCCAGGCGGCCGGCAGCGAATCGGTCACCCTGACCACCGCCCAGCTGCCCGCACACACTCATGCGTTCAACGCGGTGAATTCGGCGGCCAGTTCGCCATCACCCGGACCGGCGTTGCAGCTCGGTGCGGTCAGCGGCGACACACTCTATACCGACAGCATCACCGGCCTGGGCAGTGGCAACCTGGCGCCCGCCTCGGTGAGCGCGGTCGGTGGCAGCCAGCCACACGACAACACCATGCCCTCGCTGGTCGCCCGCTACTGCATTGCATGGGCCGGCGTCTTCCCGTCGCAAGGCTGA
- a CDS encoding phage tail protein, with amino-acid sequence MSDPFLGEIQIYGFNYAPYNWAMCQGQLMPIQQNTALFSLLGTTFGGNGTSNYQLPNYTNNIACGQGTGPGLSPRVMGETFGSDSVTLLINEMPNHTHGARIYNQPDTAHRSGIPASGNALITPESSPILAATPTVTSTFPLTTVGAAGGGLPHENRQPYLTLNFCISLSGVFPQRP; translated from the coding sequence ATGAGCGATCCCTTCCTCGGCGAAATCCAGATCTACGGTTTCAACTACGCCCCTTACAACTGGGCGATGTGCCAGGGCCAACTGATGCCGATCCAGCAGAACACCGCGTTGTTCTCGCTGCTGGGAACCACCTTCGGCGGCAACGGCACCAGCAACTACCAGCTGCCGAACTACACCAACAACATCGCATGTGGCCAGGGCACGGGACCCGGCCTGAGCCCGCGCGTGATGGGCGAAACCTTCGGCAGCGACAGCGTCACGCTGCTGATCAACGAGATGCCCAACCACACCCACGGCGCACGCATCTACAACCAGCCCGATACCGCGCACCGCAGTGGCATTCCGGCCAGCGGCAATGCACTGATCACACCGGAGTCGAGCCCGATCCTGGCCGCCACGCCGACGGTCACCAGCACCTTCCCGCTGACCACGGTGGGCGCTGCGGGAGGCGGCCTGCCGCACGAGAACCGCCAGCCCTATCTCACCTTGAACTTCTGCATCAGCCTGTCCGGCGTCTTCCCGCAACGGCCGTGA
- a CDS encoding GNAT family N-acetyltransferase, with protein MTANVTLAFPPLRAAWLPVAGDGLPAGLSVREAEDSDLPFLQQLYAESRAAELANVPWPDALRQAFLDSQFALQHLHYTRHYQPAHYLLVEQAGEPIGRLYLHCDEHEATLIDIALLQTARGRGIGSALVRWVQRAAHGVQLHSVVLHVAWENLAARRLYERLAFHTEGDTGSHLRMRWLATAVS; from the coding sequence GTGACTGCGAACGTAACGCTGGCCTTTCCCCCGCTGCGCGCAGCCTGGCTGCCGGTGGCGGGGGACGGTCTTCCTGCAGGCCTCAGCGTGCGCGAAGCGGAGGACAGCGACCTGCCCTTTCTGCAGCAGCTCTATGCCGAATCACGTGCCGCCGAGCTGGCCAATGTGCCGTGGCCGGATGCGTTGCGGCAGGCGTTCCTGGACAGCCAGTTCGCACTGCAGCACCTGCACTACACACGGCATTACCAGCCGGCGCACTATCTGCTGGTCGAGCAGGCCGGCGAACCGATCGGGCGCCTCTACCTGCACTGCGACGAGCACGAGGCGACCCTGATCGACATCGCCCTGCTGCAGACTGCACGCGGCCGTGGCATCGGCTCGGCCCTGGTGCGCTGGGTGCAGCGCGCGGCACACGGTGTGCAGCTGCACAGTGTGGTGCTGCATGTGGCCTGGGAGAATCTGGCCGCGCGCCGGCTCTACGAACGCCTCGCGTTCCACACCGAAGGCGATACCGGCAGCCACCTGCGGATGCGCTGGCTGGCCACCGCCGTCAGTTGA
- a CDS encoding DUF6916 family protein: protein MHFFQLDQFAGHLNETFSADIENTGVPFVLVEAAPLPDQRLTGQMRAPFSLLFRNESAVLFPQRTYTMRHHGLGEFGIFLVPIARDRTGFIYQALFN from the coding sequence ATGCACTTTTTCCAGCTGGACCAGTTCGCAGGTCATCTCAACGAAACCTTCAGTGCCGACATCGAAAACACCGGCGTACCGTTCGTGCTCGTCGAGGCAGCACCGCTGCCCGATCAGCGCTTGACCGGCCAGATGCGCGCGCCGTTCTCGCTGCTGTTCCGCAATGAATCGGCGGTGCTGTTCCCGCAGCGCACCTACACCATGCGCCATCACGGCCTGGGCGAGTTCGGTATTTTCCTGGTGCCGATCGCACGTGACCGCACCGGTTTCATCTACCAGGCGCTGTTCAACTGA
- a CDS encoding YybH family protein, with the protein MRICLLLFALCGPLLATASPAATRLPDAALPAPLERVLRDYEQAWRAADAKALAALFAEDGFVLQSNQPPVRGRSAIEAAYAGQGGSPLRLRALAYAVEENTGYIIGAYSYGNNAGDTGKFTLTLKRVGDGPWLIFSDMDNGNAPPRAR; encoded by the coding sequence ATGCGTATCTGCCTGCTGTTGTTCGCCCTGTGCGGCCCCCTGCTGGCAACCGCAAGCCCGGCCGCCACCCGGCTGCCTGATGCCGCCCTGCCCGCGCCGCTGGAACGCGTGCTGCGCGATTACGAGCAGGCCTGGCGCGCGGCTGATGCCAAGGCACTGGCTGCGCTGTTTGCCGAGGATGGTTTTGTACTGCAGAGCAACCAGCCACCGGTGCGCGGGCGCAGTGCCATCGAGGCGGCGTATGCCGGCCAGGGCGGCAGCCCGTTGCGGTTGCGTGCGCTGGCCTACGCCGTGGAAGAGAACACCGGTTACATCATCGGTGCCTACAGCTACGGCAACAACGCGGGCGATACCGGCAAGTTCACGCTCACGCTGAAGCGCGTGGGTGATGGGCCGTGGTTGATTTTCTCGGACATGGACAACGGCAATGCGCCACCGCGTGCGCGCTGA
- a CDS encoding NAD(P)H-dependent glycerol-3-phosphate dehydrogenase, translating into MSTTADKIAVLGAGSWGTALASLLARHGHPTVLWGRDAAVVEAIDQRHENPRYLPGIPLPDSLRATTDLASAVQGAAWILVVTPSHAFGETVRALAPLRPAGAGVAWATKGFEPGSGRFLHEVAREVLGEDVPLAVVTGPSFAKEVTQGLPTAITVHGDVPEFAQTVAEAMHGPAFRAYTGDDMVGAELGGAMKNVLAVATGVADGMQLGLNARAGLITRGLNEMLRLAAAIGAKPETLMGLAGLGDLVLTCTGDLSRNRRLGLALGRGQTLQDAVREIGQVVESVQTADEVMRQARRHGIDLPISDRVRAVLHGEQTPEEGLRALLAREQKPEYPDTLFK; encoded by the coding sequence ATGAGCACTACCGCTGACAAGATCGCCGTGCTGGGCGCCGGTTCCTGGGGAACCGCGCTGGCCAGCCTGCTCGCACGGCACGGTCACCCGACCGTGCTGTGGGGGCGCGATGCCGCCGTGGTCGAAGCCATCGACCAGCGCCACGAGAACCCGCGCTACCTGCCGGGCATCCCGCTGCCGGACAGCCTGCGTGCCACCACCGACCTGGCGTCGGCGGTGCAGGGCGCGGCCTGGATCCTGGTGGTGACCCCGTCGCACGCCTTCGGTGAAACCGTGCGCGCGCTGGCGCCGCTGCGTCCGGCCGGTGCCGGCGTGGCCTGGGCCACCAAGGGCTTCGAACCCGGCTCGGGCCGCTTCCTGCATGAGGTGGCGCGCGAGGTGCTGGGCGAGGACGTGCCGCTGGCCGTGGTCACCGGCCCGTCGTTCGCCAAGGAAGTGACCCAGGGCCTGCCGACCGCGATCACCGTGCACGGCGACGTGCCCGAGTTCGCGCAGACGGTGGCCGAGGCCATGCACGGCCCGGCGTTCCGCGCCTATACCGGCGACGACATGGTCGGCGCCGAGCTGGGCGGCGCGATGAAGAACGTGCTGGCCGTGGCCACCGGCGTGGCCGATGGCATGCAGCTGGGCCTCAACGCCCGTGCCGGCCTGATCACCCGAGGTCTGAACGAGATGCTGCGCCTGGCCGCTGCGATCGGTGCCAAGCCGGAAACGCTGATGGGCCTGGCCGGCCTGGGCGATCTGGTGCTGACCTGCACCGGTGACCTGTCGCGCAACCGCCGCCTGGGCCTGGCCCTGGGCCGTGGCCAGACGCTGCAGGATGCCGTGCGCGAAATCGGCCAGGTGGTCGAGTCGGTGCAGACCGCCGACGAAGTGATGCGACAGGCACGCCGGCATGGCATCGACCTGCCGATCTCCGACCGCGTGCGTGCCGTGCTGCACGGCGAGCAGACGCCGGAAGAAGGTCTGCGCGCATTGCTGGCGCGGGAACAGAAACCGGAATATCCGGACACGCTGTTCAAGTAA
- the secB gene encoding protein-export chaperone SecB has product MSEEITNGAAAPVDAATGPAFTVEKIYVKDVSFESPNAPTIFNDQVQPELQLNLNQQVQRLGENAFEVVLAVTLTCQAGERTAYVAEVKQAGVFGLVGLDPQSIDVLLGTQCPNILFPYVRQLISDLIQAGGFPPFFLQPINFEGLYAETLRQRQEQGDAPSLADSEPAGNA; this is encoded by the coding sequence ATGTCCGAAGAGATCACCAACGGCGCCGCTGCGCCGGTCGATGCCGCCACCGGCCCCGCTTTCACCGTCGAGAAGATCTACGTCAAGGACGTCTCCTTCGAGTCGCCGAACGCACCGACCATCTTCAATGACCAGGTGCAGCCGGAGCTGCAGCTGAACCTGAACCAGCAGGTGCAGCGCCTGGGTGAGAACGCCTTCGAAGTCGTGCTGGCCGTGACCCTGACCTGCCAGGCCGGTGAGCGCACCGCCTACGTGGCCGAAGTGAAGCAGGCCGGCGTGTTCGGCCTGGTCGGCCTGGACCCGCAGTCGATCGACGTGCTGCTCGGCACCCAGTGCCCGAACATCCTGTTCCCGTACGTGCGCCAGCTGATCAGCGACCTGATCCAGGCCGGTGGCTTCCCGCCGTTCTTCCTGCAGCCGATCAACTTCGAAGGCCTGTACGCAGAAACCCTGCGCCAGCGCCAGGAGCAGGGCGACGCACCGTCGCTGGCTGACTCCGAGCCGGCCGGCAACGCCTGA
- a CDS encoding rhodanese-like domain-containing protein, which yields MNYEELLAFAGRNPMLSAALVGLTVAIIVTEIRRLFRGFKGIKPAELTQLMNAGGTVVVDLSASGDFEKGHIAGSRNAQASAFGPDNKLVANAKQSPVVLVCRSGNASETAAKALKKAGFEKVYVLDGGIPAWQQAELPLVKGRN from the coding sequence GTGAATTACGAAGAGTTGCTGGCCTTTGCAGGCCGAAACCCGATGCTGTCCGCGGCCCTGGTCGGCCTGACCGTGGCCATCATCGTCACCGAAATCCGCCGCCTGTTCCGGGGCTTCAAGGGCATCAAGCCCGCCGAACTGACCCAGCTGATGAACGCGGGCGGCACGGTGGTGGTCGACCTGTCGGCCAGCGGTGACTTCGAAAAGGGCCACATTGCCGGCAGCCGCAACGCCCAGGCCAGTGCCTTCGGCCCGGACAACAAGCTGGTGGCCAACGCCAAACAGTCGCCGGTGGTGCTGGTGTGCCGCAGCGGCAACGCCTCGGAAACCGCCGCCAAGGCGCTGAAGAAGGCCGGCTTCGAGAAGGTCTATGTACTCGACGGCGGCATCCCCGCCTGGCAGCAGGCCGAGCTGCCGCTGGTCAAGGGCCGCAACTGA